Genomic window (Caloenas nicobarica isolate bCalNic1 chromosome 37, bCalNic1.hap1, whole genome shotgun sequence):
AGgagcttggactagatgatctttgaatgTTCCTCCGACCCAAACCCTTCCATGGCTCTAGGAATGGGGTTTTGAGGAACCTCATCCCATTGAAGGTCTCCTTGACCATGAtatgggttggactggatgatccttGAAGGTCcatccaacccaaacccttccaTGACTCTAGAAACAGGGTTTTGAGGAACCTCATCCCATTGAAGGTCTCCTTGACCATGAtatgggttggactggatgatccttGAAGGttcctccaacccaaacccttccctgATGTTCCAACAGGCTGCAGTTTCCAGGTCAACCGCCAGTGGACGATGGACGACTTGACGCTCAACTACACCTTCAACTACACGTGGGACGACTACTCCATTTACGACCTGGACGACTACGAGGTCCCTCCCGGCCACCGCGCCGTCCTGGCCCTCTAcgccttcatcttcctcctcgGCGTCTTGGGCAACGGCGCCGTCATCTGGGTGACGGGCTTTGAGCTGCGCCGCACGGTCAACGGCGTTTGGTTCCTCAACCTCTCGGTGGCCGATCTCCTCTGCTGCTTGGCCTTGCCCTTCTTGGCCTTCCCGCTGGCCCGTGACCACCACTGGCCGTTGGGTCCCTTCGCCTGCAAGCTCCTGCCGTCCCTCACCATCCTCAACATGTTCGCCAGCGTCCTCCTCTTGACGGCCATCAGCGCCGACCGCTGCGCCTTGGTGACGCGCCCCGTGTGGTGCCAGAACCACCGGACGCTGCGGCTGGCGCGGGCGGCGTGCGGCGCCGCGTGGCTGCTGGCCGCGCTCCTCACCCTCCCGTCCTTCATCTTCCGCACCGCCCGGCGCGACGCCTTCTCCGACAAGACCACGTGCGTCTTGGACTACACGGCCGTGGGGCGGCACCAGCACCTCACCGAGCTGGTCACCGCCGTCACGCGCTTCGTCGCCGGCTTCTTGGTGCCGTTCGTGGCCATCACGGTTTGCTACGGCCTCCTGCTGGCCCGCGTGCACAGCAAGGGCTTCGCCCGGTCCAAGAAGGCCATCAAGCTCATCTTGGTGGTCATCGTCAGCTTCTTCGTCTGCTGGCTGCCCTACCACGTGGTGGGCTTGATCATGGCCTCCACTTCTCCTCACAGCCCCTTGTTCAAGGGCGCCCGCGACGCCGACCCCGTGGTCACCGGCGTCGCTTACGTCAACAGCTGCATCAACCCCGTCATCTACGTGGTGATGGGTCAGGACTTCAAGGAGAAGTTCCGGCGCTCCTGGAGAGCCGTCCTGCGCGGCGCCCTGAGCGACgaccccagcagcaccctgggggacagcaggatgaagACCAAGTCCACCGTGGACGACCAGAGCGTCAGCACCACCGTGTGAGCGGCGCGGCGGCTCCGGCACTTCGGTTTTGTTGAGGTCACCGACTTCTCCTGGAGCGAgatgtccccgttgtcccctctccccacccgTTGTCCCACGTGGTTGTGAGTTGGGGCAGTTCTGCGCCCACCAACCCTCGGGGACCTTCTCCCGGCTTCCTCGGTGACCTCCGAGCGGTGTGAGGACTTTGTCACCACCACCCAAGGTGCACATGGACCCACCTCAAGCTCCGTCACCCCAA
Coding sequences:
- the C5AR1 gene encoding C5a anaphylatoxin chemotactic receptor 1, with protein sequence MDDLTLNYTFNYTWDDYSIYDLDDYEVPPGHRAVLALYAFIFLLGVLGNGAVIWVTGFELRRTVNGVWFLNLSVADLLCCLALPFLAFPLARDHHWPLGPFACKLLPSLTILNMFASVLLLTAISADRCALVTRPVWCQNHRTLRLARAACGAAWLLAALLTLPSFIFRTARRDAFSDKTTCVLDYTAVGRHQHLTELVTAVTRFVAGFLVPFVAITVCYGLLLARVHSKGFARSKKAIKLILVVIVSFFVCWLPYHVVGLIMASTSPHSPLFKGARDADPVVTGVAYVNSCINPVIYVVMGQDFKEKFRRSWRAVLRGALSDDPSSTLGDSRMKTKSTVDDQSVSTTV